One region of Nitrospirota bacterium genomic DNA includes:
- a CDS encoding outer membrane beta-barrel protein, with amino-acid sequence MKHLAFFLLVGVLSLLLAAAAPAQQAQPGKNYVSLKLGAYEPTGDVDDHFGGDTGVNIEAALGHYYSPYLAVEAGVGYFQSEGDFFISPGNRADVNVFAVPFKATVKGILPLEGLAELYGGVGIGLYVQEVEVRDAGQFDESINVALGGHVVAGVTADITSRVFFGVEGAYIFTDEDEISLFFAPVDTDLDGFKVSGVIGYRF; translated from the coding sequence ATGAAACATCTGGCTTTTTTTCTGCTCGTTGGCGTCCTGTCGCTCTTGCTGGCCGCCGCCGCACCGGCCCAGCAGGCCCAGCCGGGCAAAAACTATGTCTCCCTCAAGCTCGGGGCCTACGAGCCCACGGGAGACGTGGATGACCACTTCGGCGGCGACACGGGCGTAAATATCGAGGCCGCCCTGGGCCATTACTATTCGCCCTACCTCGCCGTGGAAGCCGGGGTGGGCTACTTTCAGAGCGAAGGGGACTTCTTCATCTCCCCCGGCAACCGGGCAGACGTGAACGTCTTCGCCGTTCCCTTCAAGGCGACCGTGAAGGGCATACTTCCCCTGGAAGGGCTGGCCGAGCTCTACGGAGGCGTGGGCATCGGCCTGTACGTGCAGGAAGTGGAAGTGAGAGATGCGGGCCAGTTCGACGAGAGCATAAACGTCGCCCTGGGCGGGCACGTGGTGGCCGGGGTCACCGCCGACATTACCTCCCGGGTCTTCTTCGGCGTGGAGGGCGCCTATATCTTCACCGACGAGGACGAGATATCCCTGTTCTTCGCGCCCGTGGATACGGACCTCGACGGCTTCAAGGTCTCCGGCGTCATCGGGTACCGCTTTTGA
- a CDS encoding MarC family protein — protein MDIQGFLSKLPNTFIPLFVAIDPFWLLPLFMSLTSGATRERKRGIIRQSLVTALVVSFAFAALGELIFGVLGITVNDFKIAGGLLLLVLAILDLTSTEYKEKLASSQVMGVVPIGVPLIAGPAVLTSILVLVDHYGMAATMTALTLNFLVLWASLSFAARIVEFLGTGGVAALSKIMAILLASIAVMMIRLGVAGYIAKLT, from the coding sequence ATGGACATCCAGGGATTCCTCTCAAAGCTCCCCAATACCTTCATCCCCCTTTTCGTGGCCATCGACCCCTTCTGGCTCCTGCCCCTTTTCATGTCCCTGACGAGCGGGGCGACGAGGGAGCGGAAGCGGGGGATAATACGGCAGTCCCTGGTTACGGCCCTTGTGGTGAGCTTCGCCTTCGCCGCCCTGGGGGAGCTCATCTTCGGCGTCCTGGGCATCACGGTCAACGACTTCAAGATAGCCGGCGGCCTGCTCCTTCTGGTGCTGGCCATCCTGGACCTCACCAGCACCGAGTACAAGGAAAAGCTCGCCTCCTCGCAGGTGATGGGGGTGGTGCCCATCGGCGTACCGCTCATCGCGGGGCCCGCCGTCCTCACCTCCATCCTGGTCCTGGTGGACCATTACGGGATGGCCGCCACCATGACGGCCCTGACCCTCAATTTCCTGGTCCTCTGGGCCTCCCTTTCCTTCGCCGCCCGCATCGTGGAGTTTCTGGGCACGGGGGGCGTTGCCGCACTTTCGAAAATCATGGCCATCCTCCTCGCCTCCATCGCCGTGATGATGATACGCCTGGGCGTGGCGGGCTATATCGCGAAGTTGACATGA
- a CDS encoding alpha/beta fold hydrolase produces the protein MSLDLAVLAGSPRKPACVFVHGLGMSKHIWTAPEEARVLGGMARVTVLLRGYERLDTLYHDLAARGFTVMAWSQSRPVGPAEAALEELTRVVREARKRKPAGIVLIGHSRGGLLARRYLEDQESADVRALVTLCSPHRGSTMARWAEYVSPLASLLRPAMPAGREGSLVGALRRTLLFLESTAVGELLPGSDFLRSLKEQGPPGLYALSVGGTSPVLFSVPGLSSLPAALGRILPDRAVPEEMRRGMGDGLVSAKSAVLPFAREHLNFPLNHAAVIVDRVVRDAVLERILRECS, from the coding sequence ATGAGCCTTGACCTCGCCGTTTTGGCCGGCAGCCCCCGGAAGCCGGCCTGCGTCTTCGTCCACGGCCTGGGCATGAGCAAGCACATCTGGACCGCTCCGGAGGAGGCCAGGGTCCTGGGCGGGATGGCCAGGGTCACCGTGCTTCTGAGGGGTTACGAGCGCCTGGACACCCTGTACCACGACCTGGCCGCCCGGGGCTTTACCGTGATGGCCTGGAGCCAGTCGCGGCCGGTGGGCCCGGCGGAGGCCGCCCTGGAAGAGCTCACCCGGGTCGTCCGGGAGGCCCGGAAAAGGAAACCCGCGGGCATCGTCCTCATCGGCCACAGCAGGGGCGGGCTCCTGGCACGGCGGTACCTAGAGGACCAAGAAAGCGCGGACGTCCGGGCACTGGTCACGCTGTGCTCGCCGCACCGGGGGAGCACCATGGCCCGGTGGGCGGAATACGTCTCTCCCCTGGCCTCCCTCCTGCGCCCCGCGATGCCCGCCGGCAGAGAGGGCAGCCTCGTCGGGGCCCTGAGGCGTACCCTTCTTTTCCTGGAAAGCACCGCCGTGGGGGAGCTCCTTCCCGGCTCGGATTTCCTCCGCTCCCTGAAGGAGCAAGGTCCGCCGGGACTCTACGCCCTTTCGGTGGGCGGGACCAGCCCCGTGCTCTTTTCCGTGCCCGGCCTCAGCTCCCTGCCGGCCGCCCTCGGGCGCATCCTGCCCGACCGGGCCGTTCCGGAGGAGATGCGCCGGGGCATGGGCGACGGACTGGTCAGCGCCAAAAGCGCCGTGCTCCCCTTCGCCCGGGAGCATCTGAACTTTCCCCTGAACCACGCCGCGGTGATAGTGGACCGGGTGGTGCGGGACGCCGTGCTGGAAAGGATACTGAGAGAGTGCTCCTGA
- a CDS encoding GNAT family N-acetyltransferase encodes MQPSGGSILTTLGVRTARFPRRLRGERLSLRLRSPADLWRLPPLTTPEFMEAVSARPLRSPSALSFWLRVRRTYPVCYVIERPEESMPLGFLGLYDIRPGESLFFSMGFFRPGDRRRGFGREALSILLGHVGSRGIVRTVRAEMPPDKHDSIALLRSMGFRKAAEEGGKVVMERGPLSGR; translated from the coding sequence ATGCAGCCCTCCGGCGGCTCCATCCTCACAACCCTGGGCGTGCGCACCGCGCGGTTCCCCCGCCGCCTGAGGGGAGAGAGGCTCTCTCTCCGCCTCCGAAGCCCCGCGGACCTCTGGAGGCTCCCTCCCCTGACGACGCCCGAGTTCATGGAGGCCGTGTCGGCCCGGCCCCTGCGGTCCCCGTCGGCCCTCTCCTTCTGGCTCCGGGTCCGCCGGACATATCCCGTCTGCTACGTCATCGAGAGGCCGGAGGAGAGCATGCCCCTGGGCTTCCTGGGCCTCTACGACATCCGCCCAGGGGAGAGCCTCTTCTTCTCCATGGGGTTTTTCCGCCCGGGAGACCGAAGGCGGGGGTTCGGGCGTGAGGCCCTTTCAATACTTCTCGGGCACGTCGGCTCGCGAGGCATCGTGCGGACCGTCCGGGCCGAGATGCCCCCGGACAAGCACGACTCCATCGCTCTTCTGCGGAGCATGGGCTTTCGGAAAGCAGCGGAAGAAGGAGGGAAGGTGGTAATGGAGAGAGGGCCTCTCAGCGGTAGATGA